One region of Termitidicoccus mucosus genomic DNA includes:
- a CDS encoding DUF4277 domain-containing protein — protein MFLRRKNKKARGIGYSYWHLCETVRTARGPRQRVVASLGKLDEAEVAGLRGGWDDLTALLRGEAPSSAAKTAGLPGLMPAIPAAPPVQWERADVGGLRVERTRDFGESYLGLALWHRLKLDELLAALLPAGRESVAWSHMAALLTVARFCAQRSELGVAEHWYETTALDDLLGIDPTAVNDARLYRALDQLSQRGRAVRT, from the coding sequence ATGTTCCTGCGGCGGAAAAACAAGAAGGCGCGCGGCATCGGTTACAGCTATTGGCACCTGTGCGAGACGGTGCGCACCGCGCGGGGACCGCGCCAGCGGGTCGTCGCCTCGCTCGGCAAGCTGGACGAAGCGGAAGTCGCCGGCCTGCGCGGCGGCTGGGACGATTTGACTGCGCTGCTCCGCGGCGAGGCGCCGTCGTCCGCGGCCAAAACCGCCGGGCTGCCGGGTTTGATGCCTGCGATTCCGGCGGCACCGCCCGTGCAGTGGGAGCGCGCCGATGTCGGTGGCCTGCGCGTCGAGCGCACGCGTGATTTTGGTGAAAGCTACCTTGGGCTCGCGCTCTGGCACCGGCTCAAACTCGACGAGTTGCTCGCGGCACTGCTGCCGGCCGGCCGCGAGTCGGTCGCCTGGTCGCACATGGCGGCGCTGCTCACCGTCGCCCGCTTCTGTGCGCAACGCTCGGAACTCGGCGTTGCGGAGCATTGGTATGAGACCACCGCGCTCGACGATCTGCTCGGCATCGATCCCACGGCGGTCAACGACGCCCGGCTCTACCGCGCGCTCGATCAACTCAGCCAACGCGGGCGCGCTGTGCGCACCTGA
- a CDS encoding IS256 family transposase has product MTQTTITREQLLALLQGDEALRALLQTTVQEVLEAEMDEALGAGKGERTGERRGYRSGYYGRKLTTRVGTLELRVPQDRGGLFRTEVFARYQRSEKALLLALAEMYVQGVSTRKVRAVTEELCGHGFSASAVSSVTVQLDAELEGFMRRPLTEEYAYLILDARYERVREAGVIRSRAVLVAIGIDREGRRQVLAVELANRESTSAWRDFLIGLKQRGLAGVHLVVTDDHEGLRKAVAEVLPAALWQRCYVHFLRNALDHLPRSADRACLQELRWLYDRRDATEARTDLCAWLARWQDKHPKLCLWVEANIEETFTYYRLPPAHHKHLKSTNLLERLNQEFKRRTHIVRIFTDEPCCLRLIRALAVETHEEWIDASRYLNMEPLRELLKKNLPEPKAA; this is encoded by the coding sequence ATGACACAAACGACCATTACGCGCGAGCAATTGCTGGCGCTTTTACAGGGCGACGAGGCGTTGCGCGCTTTGTTGCAGACCACGGTGCAGGAAGTGCTCGAGGCCGAGATGGACGAAGCGCTCGGCGCGGGCAAAGGCGAGCGCACGGGCGAACGTCGCGGCTATCGCAGTGGTTACTACGGCCGCAAACTGACGACGCGGGTGGGCACGCTGGAGCTGCGGGTGCCACAGGACCGCGGGGGCCTGTTTCGCACCGAGGTATTCGCGCGCTATCAGCGCAGCGAAAAAGCGCTGCTGCTGGCCTTGGCCGAGATGTATGTGCAGGGCGTGTCCACCCGCAAAGTCCGTGCGGTGACCGAGGAGCTCTGCGGGCACGGCTTCAGCGCCAGCGCGGTCTCGTCGGTGACGGTGCAACTCGATGCCGAGCTGGAGGGCTTCATGCGCCGGCCACTGACCGAGGAATACGCCTACCTGATCCTTGACGCGCGCTACGAACGCGTGCGCGAAGCCGGCGTGATCCGCAGCCGCGCGGTCCTGGTGGCGATCGGAATCGACCGGGAAGGTCGCCGCCAGGTTCTGGCGGTGGAACTGGCCAACCGCGAGAGCACGAGTGCGTGGCGCGACTTCCTGATCGGTTTGAAACAACGCGGCCTGGCGGGCGTGCACCTGGTCGTTACGGACGATCACGAGGGCCTGAGGAAAGCGGTCGCTGAAGTCCTCCCCGCCGCCCTGTGGCAGCGTTGCTACGTCCACTTCCTGCGCAACGCGCTCGACCACCTCCCGCGCTCGGCCGACCGCGCCTGCTTGCAGGAACTGCGCTGGCTCTACGACCGGCGCGACGCCACGGAAGCGCGCACCGATCTGTGCGCCTGGCTCGCCCGCTGGCAGGACAAACATCCGAAACTGTGCCTGTGGGTCGAAGCCAACATTGAGGAAACGTTCACCTATTACCGGCTGCCGCCGGCCCACCACAAGCACCTCAAATCGACCAACCTGCTCGAACGGCTCAACCAGGAGTTCAAACGCCGCACCCACATCGTGCGCATCTTCACCGACGAACCCTGCTGCCTGCGCTTGATCCGCGCCCTTGCGGTGGAGACCCACGAGGAATGGATCGATGCCAGCCGCTACCTCAACATGGAGCCCCTGCGCGAACTGCTCAAAAAGAACCTGCCCGAACCAAAGGCCGCCTGA
- a CDS encoding ATP-binding protein, with translation MVENALKHGLSPQLGPGHLWITARRDNGRLWISIEDDGVGLPPGLSRTEGMSRQPVASGVGLDNVRRRLETR, from the coding sequence CTGGTCGAAAACGCGCTAAAGCACGGCCTCAGTCCGCAACTTGGCCCCGGGCATCTCTGGATAACAGCCAGGCGGGATAATGGGCGCTTGTGGATTTCGATCGAGGACGACGGGGTGGGCCTGCCCCCGGGTTTATCGCGGACGGAAGGTATGAGCAGGCAACCGGTCGCGTCGGGCGTTGGTCTCGATAATGTGCGCCGTCGCCTGGAAACGCGGTAG
- a CDS encoding IS701 family transposase, with amino-acid sequence MTEKQLSGVSRRLERFLHDLVEPMGRSERRHWAQVYIQGLLLDGQRKSVQPIAERIAGADEQALNQFLNQSPWEVTEIQRRLARRLADDGAGPVYWVIDETSFPKAGKQSVGVARQYCGAQGKIANCQVAVSLHWSQNEVSHPVSWRLFLPQEWTADPARRRQARIPPEAVHRTKQALALELIDQAQAWSLPGGTVLADSAYGNDFEFRAALRARKLSYAVAVEPSSVVWLEEPSVPLPPRTGKKGRPWRHPPLADMPAVRSLLAVAGGLPPPTWRTVTWRAGTKGAQLARCGVRGCAVSTKAPPARVREWLLIQWPKDQAQPCDYWLLWRPANDSAPSLRSAAHAARGRWRIEQDYRELKDELGLDHFEGRGWLGWHHHVTLVSLAFCFLRSEQARAKKNFRGELADDAPPAPSQPDQNGGPMSVVPGML; translated from the coding sequence ATGACTGAAAAGCAACTGTCGGGAGTGAGCAGGCGGCTCGAGCGGTTCTTGCATGATCTGGTCGAGCCGATGGGCAGGAGCGAACGGCGGCACTGGGCGCAGGTGTATATCCAGGGCCTGCTGTTGGACGGGCAGCGCAAGTCGGTGCAACCGATAGCGGAGCGGATTGCCGGGGCGGACGAACAGGCGTTGAACCAGTTCCTCAATCAAAGTCCGTGGGAGGTGACAGAGATCCAGCGGCGTTTGGCCCGCCGACTGGCCGATGACGGGGCCGGGCCGGTGTATTGGGTGATCGACGAAACTTCGTTTCCCAAAGCCGGGAAACAGTCGGTGGGCGTAGCCCGGCAATACTGCGGGGCGCAGGGGAAGATCGCCAACTGCCAGGTGGCGGTGAGCCTGCACTGGAGTCAAAACGAGGTGAGCCACCCGGTGAGCTGGCGGCTGTTTTTGCCGCAGGAATGGACGGCCGACCCTGCCCGGCGAAGGCAGGCGCGCATTCCCCCGGAGGCGGTCCATCGCACGAAGCAGGCACTGGCGCTGGAGTTGATCGACCAGGCGCAGGCCTGGTCGTTGCCCGGCGGCACCGTTTTGGCCGACTCCGCTTATGGGAATGACTTTGAGTTTCGTGCGGCGCTGCGGGCCCGCAAGCTGAGTTATGCGGTGGCGGTGGAACCCAGCAGTGTGGTTTGGCTGGAGGAGCCGTCCGTGCCGCTGCCACCAAGGACAGGGAAGAAAGGACGACCCTGGCGCCATCCTCCCTTGGCGGACATGCCCGCGGTGCGCTCGTTGCTCGCGGTGGCCGGCGGGTTGCCGCCACCGACCTGGCGCACCGTAACGTGGCGCGCCGGCACCAAGGGCGCGCAGCTCGCCCGCTGCGGGGTGCGTGGCTGCGCAGTGAGCACCAAGGCGCCTCCGGCCAGAGTGCGGGAGTGGCTGTTGATCCAATGGCCGAAGGATCAAGCGCAACCTTGCGACTACTGGCTGCTCTGGCGCCCGGCGAACGATTCGGCCCCCTCGCTGCGTTCGGCGGCCCACGCCGCCCGAGGTCGGTGGAGGATCGAGCAGGACTACCGTGAGCTCAAAGACGAACTCGGGCTCGATCACTTCGAGGGCCGCGGCTGGCTCGGCTGGCACCATCATGTTACCCTCGTCTCGCTCGCCTTCTGTTTCCTGCGCAGCGAGCAAGCCCGCGCTAAAAAAAACTTCCGCGGTGAGCTTGCCGATGATGCGCCGCCTGCTCCAAGCCAGCCTGATCAGAATGGCGGGCCGATGTCCGTGGTGCCTGGCATGCTTTAA
- a CDS encoding TetR/AcrR family transcriptional regulator, translating into MSSNKANGKRRGAIIPQRSHGKARVGALLEAAAGVIAEKGYDAATMAEIAARAKSPIGSLYRFFPNKETLANALLDRYAVLINKAFDVIDETAASVSIEELADRILNLMVNLQGETKALFSVLEAHAEWTRRLKFPEIVHNRLVKTLLLCAPDLPMGDAKNMAIVLMHNLKTMKAIVFGQGIATGPDAAAELSLMNRLYLLDKLGQKKK; encoded by the coding sequence ATGTCCTCTAATAAGGCAAATGGAAAAAGACGGGGCGCAATTATTCCTCAGCGTAGCCATGGGAAGGCCCGGGTTGGGGCCTTGCTTGAAGCCGCCGCAGGGGTAATCGCGGAGAAGGGATACGATGCCGCAACGATGGCTGAAATCGCGGCGCGCGCCAAATCGCCCATCGGCTCGCTTTATCGGTTCTTCCCTAATAAAGAGACCTTAGCCAATGCGCTGCTCGACCGTTACGCCGTTCTCATCAACAAAGCCTTTGATGTCATCGATGAAACGGCGGCGAGCGTGTCCATTGAGGAGCTTGCCGATCGCATCCTTAATTTAATGGTTAATCTTCAGGGGGAAACCAAGGCCCTGTTCTCGGTCTTGGAAGCGCATGCCGAATGGACTCGGCGCCTGAAGTTTCCCGAAATCGTGCACAATCGCCTGGTCAAAACCTTGCTGCTTTGTGCGCCTGACTTGCCGATGGGAGATGCGAAAAATATGGCCATCGTTCTGATGCACAACCTGAAAACCATGAAAGCCATTGTCTTCGGCCAAGGCATTGCTACGGGTCCCGACGCCGCGGCTGAACTCAGCCTGATGAATCGGCTGTATCTGCTCGACAAGCTGGGCCAAAAGAAAAAGTAA